The Polynucleobacter sp. HIN7 genomic interval TATACGCCGCTTTCTTGCCACCCTTCAGAACAAATGACACAATCGGGCCACCTGCTTTTTGCTGGCGCTTTGCCAAGGCATGCTGCGGATGGCTCTTCAGACCTGGGTGATACACGCGCTCGACTCCAATTTGTTTCTCTAACCACTGCGCCAATGCTAGAGCATTCGCACTTTGCGCTTGCATTCTCAGCTCTAAGGTCTCGAGCCCTTTCAAAAAGATCCAGGCATTAAACGCGGAGAGCGTGGGACCCGCGGTACGAACAAAAGGAAATACTTTACCCATGACGAAATCACGACTACCCACAATTGCCCCGCCGACGACCCGCCCTTGCCCATCAAGATACTTGGTCGCTGAATGAATCACCACATCTGCACCGAGCGCCAAAGGCTTTTGTAAGGCCGGGGTACAAAAACAGTTATCCACTACCAATAGCGCTTTGGCTTTCTTAGCAATCTTCGCAATTCCCGCAATATCCGCAATCTCCGTTAAGGGATTGGACGGAGTCTCTAGATAAAAGAGCTTGGTATTGCTTTGTACCGCTGCTTGCCAAGCCTTCAGGTCAGCAATTGCCACATAGCTTGTCGTAATGCTAAAGCGACTCAGAATTGATGAGAACAGCTGGGTGGTTGCACCAAACACAGATTTTGAGCACACGACATGATCACCTGCTTGCAGATGCGCCATCGCCGTGGTCAAAATGGCGGCCATTCCAGAGGATGTGGCAATGCATGCCTCGCCACCTTCGAGTGCCGCAAGACGGTCCTGAAACATACTGACCGTTGGATTGGTAAACCGTGAATAGATAAATCCTTGATCGGCATGGGCAAAGCCATGCTCTGCCTCTTCGGCTGAGTTAAAACAAAAGCTGGAGGTCAAGAACATCGCCTCCGAGTGCTCCTGATAATCGCTTGAACGACGAGTACCAGCTCGAACCGCTAGGGTCTCAGGTGCCAAGGTTTTGAGATTAGGTTTAGGCCGTATGGATTTTTTCATAACAGATCAAGTTTGACAGGTAAATGACGGGCTGTCACGCAGAGCATGCTGCAAATGCCACGACTGTTGTTTAGTCTCCGTTGGCTAAATGCAAATGCAGTTGTGAGCGTGCAAAGTCACTAGGGTCGCTCTTGCGATCCTCTTCCTTGTTTGCAATATTACGTGCTGCCTCGAGTGCATCCAAATAAGCCTCGGTGATATCGCCCGTAATGTAATGGCCATCAAAGCACGATGCCTCAAAATTTTTGATATTGGGATTAATGTCTTGGACCGCTTTTTTCATATCCTCAACGCTTTGATAAATCAGCTGATCGGCTCCGATGAGATCATTAATTTCGTCATGGGTGCGGCCATACGCAACCAGCTCACTGCGGGTTGGCATATCAATGCCGTAGACATTGGGAAAGCGCACTGGCGGTGCAGCAGATGCAAAGATCACCTTCTTGGCTCCTGACTCACGCGCCATCTGCACAATCTCATACGAGGTGGTGCCGCGCACAATCGAATCATCGACAATTAAGACGGTCTTATCCTTAAACTCAATCCGCATCGCATTTAACTTCTGACGCACAGACTTTTTGCGTACCGCTTGACCAGGCATGATGAAGGTGCGACCGATGTAGCGATTCTTAAAAAATCCTTCACGATAGGAGATGCCTAAGCGCTTTGCCACTTGAAGTGCAGCCGGTCGACTCGAGTCAGGGATTGGCATCACCACATCGATCTTACTAACGTCGGTCTCCGCCCGAATCTTCTCGGCCAAGTAGTCACCCATGCGCATGCGAACGTTGTACACGGTCACGCCATCAATGGTTGAATCGGGACGAGCCAAGTAGACATACTCAAAAATACATGGATTAAGACTAGCATTGGGTGCGCACTGCCGCGTATGAAAGTTTCCATCGAGATCAATGTAGATCGCCTCACCCGGCGCCACATCCCGCACGAAGGTGTAGCCCAATCCTTCCAGCGCAACCGACTCGGAAGCCAACATCCATTCCGGCCCATCGGGTGTATCGACCTTACCGATGCATAAAGGACGAATCCCAAAAGGATCCCGAAATGCTAACAAACCAAATCCAGCAATGAGAGACACCACTGCGTAGGATCCCTTCACCCGTTTGTTAAGGCCTGCGACGGCTTTAAAGATCGAGTCATCATCCAA includes:
- a CDS encoding O-succinylhomoserine sulfhydrylase codes for the protein MKKSIRPKPNLKTLAPETLAVRAGTRRSSDYQEHSEAMFLTSSFCFNSAEEAEHGFAHADQGFIYSRFTNPTVSMFQDRLAALEGGEACIATSSGMAAILTTAMAHLQAGDHVVCSKSVFGATTQLFSSILSRFSITTSYVAIADLKAWQAAVQSNTKLFYLETPSNPLTEIADIAGIAKIAKKAKALLVVDNCFCTPALQKPLALGADVVIHSATKYLDGQGRVVGGAIVGSRDFVMGKVFPFVRTAGPTLSAFNAWIFLKGLETLELRMQAQSANALALAQWLEKQIGVERVYHPGLKSHPQHALAKRQQKAGGPIVSFVLKGGKKAAYKLINQTRLCSITANLGDTRTTITHPASTTHARITPQARKDAGIVDGLVRIAVGLENIDDLKRDLSAGLKK
- the purF gene encoding amidophosphoribosyltransferase, translated to MCGVVGTISHRPVNQLLYDALLLLQHRGQDAAGIATMNGNSFAMHKANGLVRDVFRTRNMRSLVGNAGIGQVRYPTAGSASSEEEAQPFYVSAPFGIILAHNGNLTNAPMLRSEMAYRDRRHINTSSDTEVLLNVLADELQKETNSAALDDDSIFKAVAGLNKRVKGSYAVVSLIAGFGLLAFRDPFGIRPLCIGKVDTPDGPEWMLASESVALEGLGYTFVRDVAPGEAIYIDLDGNFHTRQCAPNASLNPCIFEYVYLARPDSTIDGVTVYNVRMRMGDYLAEKIRAETDVSKIDVVMPIPDSSRPAALQVAKRLGISYREGFFKNRYIGRTFIMPGQAVRKKSVRQKLNAMRIEFKDKTVLIVDDSIVRGTTSYEIVQMARESGAKKVIFASAAPPVRFPNVYGIDMPTRSELVAYGRTHDEINDLIGADQLIYQSVEDMKKAVQDINPNIKNFEASCFDGHYITGDITEAYLDALEAARNIANKEEDRKSDPSDFARSQLHLHLANGD